AATGCTCACGGCTTCCAAGATCCCAATACATTTTAAGGTACCCTTGGATAGATATAACCTTTATCAAATCCTTCATCTGCACCATGACTACCAAAACTAAAGAATAAGCATCTTCCAGCAGACAAATCATAAGGAACTTGAGGACGAATCTGCACATACTTTGATTCACCTCTAATTCATAAAGGAAGTCTGCCTTAGCGACAGGGTGACCAACACCTACACCAACCAAAATTAGCTCCCTTTTAGAGCATAAACCACAAAACCACTACAGGTGATAGCATCTCTGCCAAAGATTAGGAGCTCCCCTCCACTCATAATATGCAGAAAACTAGATATCCAATGCCTATAGACAAACACCATTTTATCCATCTTAGAAGGAGATGACCACTAATTATTGATCATCCACCAAGGGGAGAACTCTGCCAACAAAGAAGTCCAATGCTTAAAAATGCAGTTAAAACCAGAAAACAACTCCCAAAAAACTAGTTATAACACTAGCTTCCTAGTGTTTGAGTCGTAGGACACACATCCCATATAACCAATGCCCCTCACAAACATTTGCACGCCTCTAGGCCCCCCACAACAGAAACCATCATAGCATATGCTGTTTGCTCCGCACAAGACTAGAACAAAGACTTACCAGGCCCCAGAGAGAAAACCCTACCAACAGATGCTCTTTGCAATTTACTTAAGACCACACCATTTGTTGTCTGGTGTAGCTTTAAGGAAGCAAAGAAAGCAAAGACATAAACCAGAAGAGTCCAGGATAAAACCTCTCCATCCACATCCCATCCTAGCAGTCCCAACTGATTGACTAACAACATCATCAACAAAGCTACCATATAGCCTCTACAAAGCAACAAAAACTACCATACACCCTCAGCCCCTACCGTTGAGATGATTCATAACCTAAATTGTATAGGTAGAACAGAACTCCACTCCCCTTGTGTTGAATAGAATCTTAACAGGTGATAGAACTTCCGATCATCACCTGTAACTTTTTTACACAGTTCAGGATTTAAGAGTCAATCtgagaaggaaaagttgaaagaaCATACCCTATTTTTCATCCAAAGCCACGATCTGAGTTGTGCCTGATGGAAGATTTCTTCCATGTTAGATTTCCCTCGCTTAAAGATAACAACATTTCTTTATTCCCATATGCTCCTCACTATTGTCACCTACAAACGTTTCCAGACCAGATTTTGCTTGGTGCTCAAATGCACCAGGTGAAAGTTAACAAAGTGAGACTTCAAATCCTTATGTTGGATCCATCTAAGACATAAAGATGACACCTGTTGTTCCACGAAGCATTCCAAGAATAGGTGTTGAGAAGTCTCTTCCGAAGTTTGACATAACCCACATCCAGAGGAGCCAACTACCACTCCTCTTCTACTTAAGCTGCTACGAGTTGGCATTTTATCCAAAAGAACTCTCCATGCAGTAGTCAAACCATTGGTAAAAGCTTTAACCTACCACAACTGTTTGAAGAAGGCATCAAAATTGTAATTAGCTTTACTTTTCAAGAACTCATACGTGGATTTAACCGAGAACATACTTGAAGGGTCCTTGCCCCACACACAGAAGTCCTCTTGCTCCATATTTAGAGAGCCCAAAGAAATACACATGGGAAATTGTTGTTCTTAAGCAGTTATGAAGTGTCTGAATATGATTGCAAATAGAGAAAGGAACATGGCGGACTCAACCATGCATCCTGTTCCCATAAAGGAACTAAGATCATACTCATAAGAAAGATAAAAAGCATATTAATAGTTATGAGGTAATATTgaattgaatgaaaaaaatacaaaagtatgaatattttttatcaataaaaaataaataaaattaaaagtgaaTTATTAGAAGGATGTAATTTAATTGCATATTACTGTAAAtggataatttttattttattttagaatttggtGTATGTGAagagttcaattttttttaaagaaactctGAGTAAATTAGGTGCAAATGACATTTGTGAAGAAAGTGTATTTGGTGCATACGATTTTAATtagtagaaaaaatataattgtgttgaaattgtgcatgtgaaaattgatttgtataatGCTATATAATTGAATTCTTACTTGCTATGTAAAATTTCAGTTAAACCAGATTGTACCAAACTTGTACTTATCACATACAATTTTAGTTCAATGATTTTTAAAGCTAATtagatatctaattagctaccaagaatttagatactaaatttaaaatctaaataattgtatctaaaactttagtagctaattagatacaaatttagaaactattaatcaataataaaaaccaatttagataccaataatttttgtaatatgtaatatagtcaatataacaactaattatttttttttctaaaattaatttctatttaataatctCTTTTTAtgattctatatatttttttatatcttaacactttattattattaataattataatttatttttattaacataatattaCCTATTATTATATTAcctattgatcctgcctgttgaccggaacgctggagaatgcctcgtcaatggatcgacgtgcgcaccgcttctcacctccgttcctctcgggatctacttcaagaacctgcaaagaaacgatacggcgccgctgcggccgatcgcactccgacgctcaagtcagtgacggtatcaccaaaaactaagagaactggaaccgtgcaaatcctctctcacaatcagctctatcactcgcaagcgtaaagtgtatgaactgaacgtgcgtacctcagaaagtttgttaagaactcttatatacctggtggctttctctctcctggcagttacagacttggacacgtggctcgcatccaactgtacacgtgccatcatctggaggctccctgacttggcgctgcttctactctcattttggctaagttacttatgcatggtactgcccagtgcataactaacttaggagtgcgatctctactggaactggcgagttagggccttcatacaccttccctgtggtctcgccggccgccttcataatctgcttctccttcatcttcggcgatgtgcttattctggcATCTCCGACttcttggtcgcctgagtctacatctggcgacttcatcttcaacctggcgatcgcccattctggtaagctggaaatcggaacacgccagcttaacaactggcgactacgcgtgccccccgacttccttcccttctgccaacctggcgccttgtcaacacgcctacactgtagcaggatgccacgtcatcatacccgaccaccagggcggtacacctaTTATCTATAGTATTGAATCATTACTTtattaatgtattattttaaataattatattataattttttgtgattataatattagttttgtattgttcctgccggttgaccagggacgtctttgcgcgtggcttgtcctcacgagttagggcaccttcgttctacACCGTCTGTgtgtacctgaaaagaagtgaacaaaggggcgccctcgcggccgtttgcactccgatgatcaagtcagCTGGCGAGAAACATTAAAGTGATACACCtgcgtatcggaacaccgtgactgggtgctctgaaggtggtctaaTAACTGAGTAACTGAGTGCTACCCTAAttgcctgtgcgtacagtgggtgcgcgagcaagcaactagagtgtgtgtgTAAACTGTGAAAACTCGGATCCCCCGCCTCAAACGCCTAAAGCTCCTTTTTAACgtctaaagcatttaaagcgtcttaaagcgcatttaaggcgCTTAAAAACGTTCAACACGTTTAAAacgttcaaagcatttaaagcgttcgAAACGTAAGCTAAGTaaacgcgtaccttagcaaactctCAGGGCAACGTGTACCCCCTGATGATTCGGTACTTACTGccatgtgttcttctgacttgatcgctattctctatggagggccttacagcgtcgtaacccaccttagggataatccatcgtgtaagtcctccttcatcgaagtgcatctggcacaaggggtgacttttttgggtgccaactcatgcgccccaacctctagtcacttgccctgggggtgtatatacctttctctcgtaccatgcacatggtttgcccctgggcgtggccctctcacgGGTCGTATATGTCCCATGGGTCtcccagaggtggcgtgggtacttcacaagtcaggttaCACCTCACTGGTACtggaactatggccttgaagccacctgtCTCTTTTCTTTaatactgttctgaggtactgaggcctctcgtggtgtcgccccctccatggtcttttctacccgtgggtatcggggggtgacaccgTTGATGTCTTATCCTAGCGACAccttaacctggcgatgcctacacctggcgacgcctcacttTGGCGATGCCTcaccctggcgacgcctcaagcggtcaacctgttgactttcttcccaTGGCCCCCTTtaggggtcccaccatatgttgacctTTGATTtagcgttgactttgactttgactttggtcaacgcccggggacgagacggtacacaagctcccgagtcttgagctgatacttgtttttagcgaaaagactaaggcctcgccctattaTCCACGTGGCACTCTGATGACGTGGCATTTTCGGAGcggctgacgtgacattctttgcgctgctgacgtgacattctctacGCTGAAGAGGTACGTTTTAAGTTGCGCATTAATCTCTCGACACGTGGCACGATCCTACGGCTAAGGATGCGTGTCGTTAGCGCTTCTCGAGTTAACGTTATAACTTTCAAAAACGCGCGCTCGAAGCACTGTTCTATCACTTTTTGTATTCTcatcactgttcatcttcttctctgAGACCTTGCGACTCTTGCGTTCTTCCCCTCCACGAAAGCTCATACCTTTGCAACTCCCAACCAcaaaaggtatggtttttctactCCGATGACCCCTCTTCTTTACTGTATTACTCTTATACTTGCCTGGGTCTGTTTAATTTTCTGCACTTCTTATGTTCTACTCCTTTCCTTCGCATTTCGTCGTTCTCCCCTCTTTTCTggatttctcgcgtgggtaggggtCTTCTTAGGGTTTATTTCCCCTTTTTCCCCTTAACCCTATTCACTGAACCTTTCCTCTTCTCCATTCTTCAGCTTCTTCATCAATCTATGGCACGCACCAAAACAACTGCCAATCCTCCTCACCCCGGGATCAACTATAGGGTTCAGTACCCCTGGGCCTCTGATGAGCTCTTAGCTGAATGCACAACCTTAACCACCGTTGGGGACGTGGAGGACCATCAGGGCGACCCACGACTATACAACTTCAATGCCTTCGGCAGCGTCCACGTCTCCGTTCGTCACGGCACCCCCGGGGAGCCGGTCTGCGTGGACGATAAGTCGAACAGCGGGAaaccctttttctttctttaccaAACGGTATTCAAACACGTCGGTCTGCGCCTTCCCTTTACAGCCTTTAAGAGGGAGCTGCTCACCGAAATCAACAcagcccctgcccagctacaccccaacagctgggcattcatCAGGGCCTTCGAGATTCTGTGTGGGTACTTGGGCATTCTGCCCTCAGTGGACgtcttccttcatttctttgaaGTGAAGAAACAAGGGAAAAACCTCTAGGTGAGCTTTTCTGGAGTCGCTGGCAGGATACTCCTCACCCTTTTCCAGAACTCGTACAAGGGGTGGAAGGGCAAtttcttcagggtgtgttgcACCAAACATGACCCCTCCGCCCTGGACGGCTTCCCCTTATATTGGGTGGAAAAGCCAAAGCTGCTTAAGCCCAAATCTTTGGATGAATTAACCTCCACTGATAGGGAGGTATGTGTGGCTTTAGCCGGCCTGGGAGTCATCTTCAGCACCGTGAAACTCATAGCTTGCGAGTTTAACGCGAGCGCCCTTTCCACGTACTTCGGTAGGAAAATCTACACCCCTACTTGTCTTCTTTATATTTGCCTCTTGATGTGCTTTCTCTGATTGCTGTGTGTGTTGCTTATCTGCCCCAGACTTTTGTATGTGCTATATGTGCTTTTAACTGGTATTAACTCTAACCTCTTGCTCCTTTGTTTGTCTGGTGCAGCATCAGTGATGGACTCCTCGAGGCGAATTGCACTGGCCAAGACCTTGAGGGCTCGCCCCAAGGAGACATCTGCGAAGGCTGGCGCCTCCAGCACCCCCATCACTGAGTCCAACCTTCCCACCTCGCCAACACCATTCACCACTCAAACTCCCAACTCTCCCCATTCCCTTCAAACACCTAACTCACCCCCACCAATTGTTGTAGTCCCACTGGCTGTGGCTGCCAACCTCACcccagccccccttgacaagggTAAGGGTGTCCTCGTGGCCCCCTGATGACGAAGACTCTGGCGAGGGGCaagtcttcaagaggaggaggacCAACAGGGTCATCTCCTCATGATCTGCCTCCCCCCAACATGGAGAGTCGCTGTGGGACAACCCTCCCAGTGCCACATCTCCCCCACCACAAGCAGGCCAAGAGGAGGGGGCAGAATCCACACCCCCACCAACACAAACTGCGCCTCAAGCTTCCGCCCCATAGGTCTTGACGATTCCCCCTACCATCATGCAACTGATGAGGGGGTTCAATGAGAGGTCGCCAAGGAGCTCATATAGCGAGGCTAAGAAGGAAGGTAtgctgatgtgattccactagccatatagagaatgattcttgacattcttaggaatcacaaatttttttattcaagatggctttctttttaaaggaaaacgtctttgtgttccccaaagctctattagattatctcctgttagagaagctcatgaagggggtttaatgggacattttggggttgctaaaactttggatgtgttgcatgaacatttcttttggcctcatatgcataaacatgttcatagtttgtgtgataaatgcatagcttgccgcaaagctaagtctaaaatgcatccccatggtctttatactcctcttcctatcccttcaatgccttgggtagatatatctatggatttcatcttaggcttacccaagacatcaaagggaaaggactccatttttgtggtagtggatcgtttttcaaagatggctcactttattccttgccacaaagtggatgatgcatgccacattgcaagcctcttcttccaagaagtggttcgcttgcatgggattcctaggtctatagtgtccgatagagatcctaagttcttgagtcacttttggaagaccttgtggggcaagctgggaactaagcttttattttctaccacttgccacccacaaactgatggtcaaaccgaggtggtgaatagaactttgagacaactattgagatgctttatttcggggaatcctagagtgtgggagaatttactaccccatgttgagtttgcatataaccgagtagtaaattctaccacctcccattctccttttgaggtggtctatgggtttaatcccctaacacctcttgatcttcttcctattcctcttcttggagatgtcttgtgcaaagatggggatgaaaaggcttcttttgtgaaaactttgcaaaaagacatcaagaagagaattgagaagaaggttggcaagtatgctgaacttgccaataaaatgagaaaagcattgttgtttgatgagggcgattgggtttggcttcacttgaggaaggatcgttttcctactcaaaggaagtccaaactaatgcctcgaggggatggacctttccaaggtctccagaattcgtggtgtaaaagaaaaacagcaagaatactcaattaaaattctaaaacagaaacttaaattgcaagaaattaaaagagctcttgaaataaagtgcacacaactcaacaattaaacaagaatgaacctaagactcatgataccacatgatgtgattccactagccatatagagaatgattcttgacattcttaggaatcaccttgagctggacattatagaggcacttttcttagagttggatcattgttctaagacaagaactcaccaaaaactagtaccaaatcccatactcatttggatgctccacatattgtcaaattgaatcaacaaagagaggtaaaattaaaaggaccgaacagaattgaaattaaaagacaagaacagaacatacttattggaaaattaaaataaccgaaccaaaaagctcaagaacacaagacaacatgaacaattgaaagagaaggaaggaaggagaagagaatgctcatgaagatggaaggaggatggatgatctcgccactagaagtgtggaatgctcctagatgagagtgatgccgccacttgaggactccattgatccatcaagataagactagagaagaaggcttaaagctctccaaagttcactcaaaatttgagtagagttttcttagattaattccaatctgaattttacaaggagagcacctctatttatagcgtaaggtgctgaaaaataaagctaagagaattcaaaattccctcctaaaactattcaaaaccggcgcctattccatgcatgaggaaggtgtgactctttccttcactttggcacctcctattctactcctacacctatctactaatacacccccctaaagctcctaactaaagcctaaaagatgctaaaacaaaagaggtttctaatgtttccctctaagcaccttcaactaaagaaattacaaaaagagaaaataaatgtcctctagctcccaaagctttgaacatgcttcttctaatcctttgaggtggactttgacctccatgggcgtcttctatttgtgcctccacctcctcttgatcttgttgatttgcctccatgtcctcttgggcttgatctccatcatatgCCCTACTACACGGGGGCCTTCCTGGCTATCGCACTCGATTGGCGCGCACAAGCTAAAACCAAGGCCATCGAGATGCAAACCCTTCAGGCTCTCAAGCGAGAGGTGGCCTCCCTGAAGGAGGAAAAGCTGAAGCTGGAGGATGTTTACCAGACCTCCCTGCCGGAGAATCGGAAGGTGGAGGAAGCGGCCACCCTGAGGCTACGCGAGGCTGACCAGAAGCACGCCGACCTTCTGGGCTCCATGGCCCCTCTGCAGGCGGAGGTGGCTGCTCTGAGGGAGGTGGCTAAATCCTCCAAGGCCCTTGGGGTGAAGCTGAACGAGGTTGAGGGGGAGCTAGTTGCAAAGATTGAAACTCTCCGCCTTCTCCAAGCTGAACATGACAAATCTCAAGCTGAAGT
The sequence above is a segment of the Phaseolus vulgaris cultivar G19833 chromosome 2, P. vulgaris v2.0, whole genome shotgun sequence genome. Coding sequences within it:
- the LOC137809283 gene encoding uncharacterized protein; the protein is MQTLQALKREVASLKEEKLKLEDVYQTSLPENRKVEEAATLRLREADQKHADLLGSMAPLQAEVAALREVAKSSKALGVKLNEVEGELVAKIETLRLLQAEHDKSQAEVNKVQVEKEFLEKQLATKDSKIEELEKANRDLLGDMADTFDEGFKEALAQASCENPGINTSKCDPGNHIVDGRVVPLDLGE